One genomic segment of Myripristis murdjan chromosome 20, fMyrMur1.1, whole genome shotgun sequence includes these proteins:
- the c1ql3a gene encoding complement C1q-like protein 3: MVLVLVILIPVLVNSAGTAAHYEMLGTCRMVCDPYGTKSPTSTATADTVRDNSLVQSLPTFIQGPKGEPGRPGKAGPRGPPGEPGPPGPAGPPGEKGEPGRPGLPGPPGPNAAGAISAATYSTVPKIAFYAGLKKQHEGYEVLKFDDVVTNLGNHYDPTTGKFTCSIPGIYFFTYHVLMRGGDGTSMWADLCKNNQVRASAIAQDADQNYDYASNSAVLHLEPGDEVYIKLDGGKAHGGNNNKYSTFSGFIIYAD; this comes from the exons ATGGTTCTGGTCCTGGTCATCCTCATCCCGGTGCTTGTCAACTCAGCTGGAACGGCGGCGCACTACGAGATGCTCGGTACCTGCAGGATGGTGTGTGACCCCTACGGCACCAAATCCCCGACCAGCACCGCCACCGCGGACACGGTCCGAGACAACAGCCTCGTCCAGTCTTTACCCACTTTTATCCAAGGTCCGAAAGGGGAACCCGGTCGTCCGGGGAAAGCGGGTCCCAGGGGTCCTCCTGGCGAGCCGGGACCGCCTGGTCCAGCGGGGCCACCCGGGGAGAAAGGAGAACCGGGCCGACCTGGTCTACCGGGCCCTCCAGGACCCAATGCCGCCGGAGCCATCAGCGCCGCCACCTATAGCACCGTGCCCAAAATCGCCTTTTACGCAGGGCTTAAAAAGCAACATGAAGGCTACGAGGTGCTCAAATTCGACGACGTGGTGACCAACCTGGGAAACCACTATGATCCGACCACGGGAAAGTTCACTTGCTCCATCCCCGGGATTTATTTCTTCACCTACCACGTCCTGATGCGCGGAGGGGACGGCACCAGCATGTGGGCTGATCTCTGCAAAAACAACCAG GTGCGTGCCAGTGCCATCGCCCAGGACGCTGACCAGAACTACGACTATGCCAGCAACAGCGCTGTGCTGCATCTGGAGCCAGGAGACGAGGTCTACATTAAGCTCGACGGAGGCAAAGCGCACGGCGGCAATAACAACAAGTACAGCACCTTCTCTGGATTCATCATCTACGCCGACTAG